The Cylindrospermopsis curvispora GIHE-G1 genome contains a region encoding:
- a CDS encoding nucleotidyl transferase AbiEii/AbiGii toxin family protein, with amino-acid sequence MNEQVQMLEKAAKLLAALNKKIVFIGGATISLYLDEISAIDARPTNDVDCVINITPRNKYYLFEEELRQIGLEQDKGKVICRWRYQELILDIMPDDTSILGFSNSWYKPGIKKSIIYTFPSSQKINIFPVTYLLASKIEAFNSRGNRNFYTSHDLEDIVLLLDGCPNLEQEIEQGDIKVKKFIKTWIKTEFENLLEIAPSQLSFASKNAGRDQLILNLIQRLAQ; translated from the coding sequence ATGAATGAACAAGTACAAATGCTTGAAAAGGCGGCAAAATTACTTGCCGCATTAAATAAAAAAATAGTTTTTATAGGTGGGGCAACAATATCACTATATCTTGACGAAATTTCTGCTATTGATGCCCGTCCTACGAATGATGTAGATTGCGTTATCAATATTACTCCTCGTAATAAATACTATCTTTTTGAAGAAGAGCTACGTCAAATTGGACTTGAACAGGATAAAGGTAAAGTTATATGTCGTTGGCGGTATCAGGAATTAATATTAGATATAATGCCAGACGATACTTCTATCCTTGGTTTTAGCAATTCTTGGTACAAGCCAGGAATAAAAAAATCAATTATTTATACTTTTCCAAGTAGTCAAAAAATAAATATTTTCCCGGTAACTTATCTTTTAGCTTCAAAAATTGAGGCATTTAATAGTCGAGGAAATCGCAATTTCTATACTAGTCATGATTTAGAGGATATTGTTTTACTCCTGGATGGCTGTCCTAATTTAGAACAAGAAATAGAACAGGGAGATATAAAAGTCAAGAAGTTTATAAAAACATGGATTAAAACTGAATTTGAAAACCTTTTAGAAATAGCTCCTAGTCAACTTTCATTTGCATCAAAAAATGCTGGTCGTGACCAATTAATTTTGAATCTAATTCAAAGGTTAGCACAATAA
- a CDS encoding GUN4 domain-containing protein produces MNRKKLTQLITIAILVTFITIFYPFITIALTTKEIGAIAERVTVRLSGPDQGSGVIINKNGNTYTVLTNSHVFQYKGAFEIITYDGRKYQSNNVTEIPNLDLATLQFNSDQKYQVVALGDSNTVTIGQVVYISGFPSKQDFTFRFDGISRILKKPRDGGYSLVYRIGALKGMSGGPILDENGKLVGIHGLTHSQSLGDGRGTPEEYGIPLQTFLNAPPPTPSRYKRLETLLKAQDFREADLETDEVMLAVANRQSKGWLRIEDAENFPCKELRTIDNLWLKYSQGKFGISVQQEIYKNLGGTKQYDENVWRSFGDRVGWRKQGSWLYYFDLNFSSFSLSAPTGQLPVGWGLAADAAYNSSPSLLSRHAECNP; encoded by the coding sequence ATGAACCGCAAAAAACTTACCCAACTAATCACTATTGCAATTCTTGTCACCTTTATTACCATATTCTATCCATTTATTACTATTGCCCTAACTACCAAAGAAATCGGCGCGATCGCTGAAAGGGTGACTGTTCGCCTTAGCGGTCCCGACCAAGGTTCAGGTGTAATTATCAATAAAAATGGTAACACTTACACAGTATTAACCAATTCCCATGTTTTTCAGTATAAAGGCGCATTTGAAATTATCACCTACGATGGGAGAAAATACCAATCAAATAACGTAACAGAAATACCTAATCTTGATTTAGCCACCCTTCAATTTAACAGTGACCAAAAATATCAAGTAGTGGCATTGGGTGACTCTAATACTGTAACCATAGGGCAGGTAGTTTATATTAGTGGGTTTCCTTCTAAACAAGACTTTACCTTTAGATTTGATGGAATCTCCCGGATTTTAAAAAAACCAAGAGACGGGGGATATAGCTTGGTATATAGAATAGGAGCATTAAAAGGAATGAGTGGAGGTCCCATCCTAGATGAGAATGGTAAATTAGTAGGTATTCATGGGCTAACCCACAGTCAAAGCCTAGGAGATGGACGCGGTACACCAGAAGAATATGGAATTCCACTTCAGACCTTTTTAAATGCACCACCCCCCACCCCGAGCAGGTACAAAAGATTAGAAACCTTGTTGAAAGCTCAAGACTTTAGAGAAGCAGATTTAGAAACAGACGAAGTAATGTTAGCAGTAGCTAACAGACAAAGCAAAGGTTGGTTGAGAATAGAAGATGCAGAAAATTTTCCCTGTAAGGAATTGCGCACCATTGACAATCTGTGGTTAAAATATAGTCAGGGTAAATTTGGTATATCTGTCCAACAAGAAATATACAAAAACCTGGGAGGAACAAAACAATATGATGAGAATGTATGGAGATCCTTCGGAGACAGGGTGGGATGGAGAAAACAAGGTTCATGGCTCTATTACTTCGATTTAAACTTTTCATCATTTTCATTATCCGCACCCACGGGTCAACTCCCGGTTGGGTGGGGGTTAGCGGCTGATGCTGCATATAATTCGTCTCCTTCCCTCCTGTCAAGACATGCAGAGTGTAACCCATAA
- a CDS encoding type II toxin-antitoxin system VapC family toxin gives MIIVDTGFWLALANKQDAVHIAAKKRFQDLANQQFITTWCVVTETCYLLQKRVGVDAPKIFINKISTGKLQIFDLKQNHCQRIEELIEKYQDLPMDLADASLVILAEQLGHGRILSVDYRDFNTYRWKNTEPFDNLFQEFL, from the coding sequence ATGATCATAGTTGATACAGGCTTTTGGTTAGCTCTTGCTAATAAACAAGATGCAGTTCATATAGCCGCCAAAAAAAGATTTCAAGATTTAGCTAATCAGCAATTTATTACAACCTGGTGCGTCGTTACGGAGACTTGCTATTTATTACAAAAAAGAGTAGGAGTGGATGCTCCAAAAATCTTTATTAATAAAATTTCCACAGGAAAACTACAAATCTTTGATCTGAAACAAAATCATTGCCAGCGTATTGAAGAACTGATAGAAAAATATCAAGATTTGCCGATGGATTTGGCCGATGCTTCTCTCGTTATTCTGGCAGAACAACTAGGTCATGGGCGAATTTTGTCAGTTGATTATCGAGATTTTAACACCTATCGCTGGAAAAATACAGAACCATTTGATAACCTCTTTCAGGAATTTTTATGA
- a CDS encoding pentapeptide repeat-containing protein, whose translation MKKFLTLALILILFLVSSFSLGTSPSYAYSQSDLDRLLETRKCPECDLFGADLRKANLSGADLSSAKLFSADLSNADLSDADIKGAKLKDAYLRRADLTGANLRGADLKGADLKGADLKGADLTNADLKGADLTNADLKGADLTNADLSRAEVAGSSFKNAKLDRKWQFLQLYDR comes from the coding sequence ATGAAAAAATTTCTCACATTAGCGCTGATACTGATTTTGTTTCTTGTTTCCTCTTTTAGCCTTGGCACTAGTCCTAGTTATGCTTATAGCCAGTCTGATTTGGACAGACTTTTAGAAACTCGTAAGTGTCCAGAATGTGACCTTTTTGGTGCTGACCTTAGAAAGGCTAACCTTTCTGGTGCTGACCTGTCTAGTGCTAAACTGTTTAGTGCTGACCTCTCTAATGCTGACCTCTCTGATGCTGACATAAAAGGTGCTAAACTCAAAGATGCTTACCTCAGACGTGCTGACCTCACAGGTGCTAACCTCAGAGGTGCTGACCTAAAAGGTGCTGACCTAAAAGGTGCTGACCTAAAAGGTGCTGACCTCACAAATGCTGACCTAAAAGGTGCTGACCTCACAAATGCTGACCTAAAAGGTGCTGACCTCACAAATGCTGACCTCTCTCGTGCTGAGGTGGCAGGTAGTAGTTTCAAGAATGCTAAGCTGGACCGTAAATGGCAATTTCTCCAACTATACGATAGATAA